One region of Sulfuriroseicoccus oceanibius genomic DNA includes:
- a CDS encoding tetratricopeptide repeat protein, with translation MRVPAILLLSLFAGVGSIHADDKPLPLNCAIWSDPSFVASFNGSYRPEARIEPTLTSAERGVLVDVQKLMADGKRDDAAAKLSQALNESPTAALFFNLGNVCFELGKTEDAIDAFEKAIESFPSFRRAHRNLGIALIRAGRNDAALKPMVEAVRLGDMDGTTLGMLGYLRLNRGEYASALQAYRQAQLTQPEAVEWMAGIAQALAQLERSAEAVALLDEVIAARPAEPSYLLMQAQMMAAADRDDDAIVNVELARRLMRAASGDGAVDLAAEDLLFLASLYLRTDAGERARDVLLAAVMREPAAPLESVVRPLAHLVRGGQVELAEPVVEAVEKRYADAIEGSADFLRTRARIDLQREREDRAVAVLEQLIAKDPTDGESQLVLARELGDRDPERSALLFERAAMDESVAYEAWVGLAQLQAGRGYYQRAVEAAKKAQEVSQNAGLGEYIEALEKLAK, from the coding sequence ATGCGAGTACCAGCAATCCTTCTTTTGTCGCTTTTCGCCGGTGTGGGCTCGATCCATGCGGACGACAAGCCATTGCCGCTGAACTGCGCGATATGGAGTGATCCTTCGTTTGTGGCGTCGTTCAATGGATCGTACCGGCCGGAAGCGAGGATCGAACCGACTTTGACCAGTGCCGAGCGCGGAGTGTTGGTCGACGTGCAGAAGTTAATGGCAGATGGGAAGCGGGACGATGCCGCGGCGAAGTTGAGTCAGGCTCTGAACGAGTCCCCGACGGCAGCGCTGTTTTTTAATCTGGGCAATGTGTGCTTCGAGTTGGGTAAAACAGAGGACGCGATCGATGCCTTTGAGAAGGCGATTGAGAGCTTCCCTTCATTCCGTCGTGCACATCGCAACCTGGGGATTGCGTTGATCCGCGCGGGCCGCAACGACGCTGCCTTGAAGCCCATGGTGGAGGCGGTGCGTTTGGGGGACATGGACGGCACGACTCTGGGAATGCTCGGCTATTTGCGCCTCAACCGGGGGGAGTATGCCTCTGCGTTGCAGGCGTATCGGCAGGCGCAGTTGACGCAGCCCGAGGCCGTCGAGTGGATGGCGGGGATTGCCCAGGCGTTGGCGCAGTTGGAGCGATCGGCAGAGGCGGTGGCTCTGCTGGATGAAGTGATTGCGGCGCGTCCTGCCGAGCCTTCCTATTTGCTGATGCAGGCGCAGATGATGGCGGCGGCGGATCGCGATGACGATGCGATTGTGAATGTCGAGTTGGCGCGGCGATTGATGAGGGCGGCGTCGGGTGATGGGGCGGTCGATCTTGCTGCGGAGGACTTGCTCTTTTTGGCATCGTTGTATTTGCGCACCGATGCGGGCGAGCGGGCGAGGGATGTGTTGCTGGCGGCGGTGATGCGCGAGCCGGCCGCTCCTTTGGAGTCGGTCGTCCGGCCGTTGGCGCATTTGGTGCGCGGCGGGCAGGTGGAGTTGGCCGAGCCGGTTGTTGAGGCGGTTGAGAAGCGCTATGCCGATGCGATCGAGGGCTCAGCGGACTTTCTGCGTACGCGGGCACGGATTGATCTCCAACGCGAGCGGGAGGATCGGGCGGTCGCTGTGCTAGAGCAATTGATTGCCAAAGATCCGACCGATGGGGAGTCGCAGCTCGTGCTTGCCCGGGAGCTGGGTGATCGTGATCCGGAGCGCTCGGCGCTTTTGTTCGAGCGCGCGGCGATGGACGAAAGTGTTGCCTATGAGGCGTGGGTCGGGCTGGCGCAGTTGCAGGCGGGGCGTGGGTACTACCAGCGAGCGGTCGAGGCGGCTAAAAAGGCGCAGGAGGTCTCTCAAAATGCCGGGCTCGGTGAGTACATTGAAGCTCTGGAGAAGCTGGCAAAGTAG
- a CDS encoding acyltransferase family protein, translating to MLTEAEIPVRKSARKLPNLSAPKKEAAPPSRQHIVSLDVLRAVAALLVLLSHWASLRLPGNIPAFEEVGRLGVDIFFILSGYLIYQTISRPKEFQLKRYLNSRSRRILPAYWFSLLIIVAVVKARWISDGSSWTNVVAHIPLIHAFFKESVLAINSPYWTLSHEWFFYGLMALAAAPIRTGKPWRIVATLVLVGFAYRLALTNDWVNFGSKLFHPLGMLTHFGCGVACAILVERTKVLEKLKRPRVALAALLVVLALGTVAVLRFHEHGEVWDRKRSMVLWFPFIASIPISTLLLLMVSWDPAIGKWLKRTPLPWIGTISYSLYLWHMPVMQNWENALEKAPADSFMHHPLPGSALMLTMIFLVSSASYYFIEAAFLSPSTLRKHRIHGQSDGK from the coding sequence ATGCTAACCGAAGCCGAGATCCCCGTACGAAAATCCGCTAGAAAACTACCGAACCTCAGCGCCCCCAAAAAGGAAGCCGCCCCACCATCACGCCAACATATCGTCAGTCTCGATGTGCTGCGGGCAGTTGCCGCGCTTCTGGTACTACTCAGCCACTGGGCGTCGCTCCGCCTCCCTGGCAACATTCCCGCATTTGAAGAAGTCGGTCGTCTCGGAGTCGATATCTTCTTCATCCTCAGCGGATACTTGATCTACCAAACGATCTCGCGCCCGAAAGAGTTCCAACTCAAACGCTATCTCAACTCGAGATCGCGCCGCATCCTTCCAGCCTACTGGTTCTCGTTGCTGATCATTGTCGCAGTCGTCAAGGCACGCTGGATCTCTGACGGCAGCAGTTGGACCAACGTCGTTGCCCACATCCCGCTGATCCACGCATTCTTCAAGGAGTCCGTACTCGCCATCAACAGCCCCTACTGGACACTCTCCCACGAGTGGTTCTTCTACGGTCTGATGGCGCTGGCCGCCGCCCCGATCCGCACGGGCAAACCGTGGCGCATCGTCGCAACATTGGTGCTCGTTGGGTTCGCCTACCGCCTCGCTCTCACCAATGATTGGGTGAACTTCGGCAGCAAACTCTTTCACCCACTCGGCATGCTCACCCACTTCGGGTGCGGTGTGGCCTGCGCCATCCTCGTCGAACGAACCAAGGTCTTGGAAAAACTGAAGCGCCCGAGGGTCGCGCTGGCTGCCCTCCTCGTCGTGCTCGCACTCGGCACTGTGGCAGTCCTGCGCTTCCACGAACATGGCGAGGTGTGGGATCGCAAGCGCTCGATGGTGCTGTGGTTTCCGTTCATCGCCAGCATCCCAATTTCCACGCTGCTTCTGCTCATGGTCTCATGGGATCCCGCCATCGGAAAGTGGCTCAAACGCACACCACTGCCATGGATCGGCACCATCAGCTACAGCCTCTACCTCTGGCACATGCCTGTGATGCAAAACTGGGAAAACGCATTGGAAAAGGCACCCGCCGACTCGTTCATGCACCACCCATTACCCGGCAGCGCACTCATGCTGACCATGATTTTCCTGGTCAGCTCAGCGAGCTACTATTTCATCGAAGCCGCCTTCCTCAGCCCGTCCACCTTGCGCAAACACAGGATCCACGGCCAGAGCGACGGAAAATAG
- a CDS encoding bifunctional 3,4-dihydroxy-2-butanone-4-phosphate synthase/GTP cyclohydrolase II, giving the protein MSTDSTSSHPALASVDELLDEVRAGRMVIITDDEARENEGDLVMAAELVTPEAINFMATHGRGLICAPVTSERARALGMPPMVQNNRESQRTRFTVSVDAAKDITTGISAPDRAATIKILADPYSNENDLVQPGHVFPLDALDGGVLRRAGHTEAAVDLARMAGLQPAGVICEIMNEDGSMARLPELLKFAEKHNLKVGTIKSLIEYRSEREVLIEKDEDIKLPTDWGDFQLHLYHSKIDGGHHLALVKGEIKEDEPVLVRVHSECLTGDVFMSQRCDCGGQLHAAMQQIENEGTGVLLYMRQEGRGIGLPAKIKAYKLQEQGLDTVEANEKLGYPADLRDYGTGAQILHDLGVRKIRLMTNNPKKIVGIGGHQLEVVEQVPIVQCPNEHNAKYLQTKKDRMGHMF; this is encoded by the coding sequence ATGAGCACAGATTCCACATCATCCCACCCGGCATTGGCCAGCGTCGACGAACTCCTCGATGAAGTCCGCGCCGGACGCATGGTCATCATTACCGACGACGAAGCCCGCGAAAACGAAGGCGACCTGGTAATGGCTGCCGAACTGGTGACTCCCGAGGCGATCAATTTCATGGCAACCCACGGCCGCGGACTCATCTGTGCTCCTGTCACCAGCGAGCGCGCACGCGCCCTCGGCATGCCACCCATGGTGCAAAACAACCGCGAAAGCCAGCGCACACGCTTCACCGTCTCGGTCGATGCCGCAAAAGACATCACCACCGGCATCAGCGCGCCCGACCGTGCCGCAACGATCAAAATCCTCGCCGATCCCTACTCTAACGAGAACGACCTGGTCCAACCCGGCCACGTCTTCCCGCTCGACGCCCTGGACGGCGGCGTGCTGCGCCGCGCCGGCCACACCGAAGCCGCAGTCGACCTCGCCCGCATGGCAGGCCTCCAGCCCGCTGGCGTGATCTGTGAGATCATGAACGAAGACGGATCGATGGCCCGCCTGCCCGAACTGCTCAAGTTCGCCGAGAAGCACAACCTCAAAGTCGGCACCATCAAGTCGCTCATCGAATACCGCAGCGAGCGCGAGGTTCTGATCGAAAAGGACGAAGACATCAAACTTCCTACCGACTGGGGCGATTTCCAACTTCACCTCTACCACTCGAAGATCGATGGTGGCCACCACCTGGCTCTGGTCAAAGGCGAGATCAAAGAAGACGAACCTGTGCTGGTGCGCGTTCACAGCGAATGCCTCACCGGCGATGTCTTCATGTCCCAGCGCTGCGACTGCGGCGGCCAGCTTCACGCCGCGATGCAACAGATCGAGAACGAAGGCACCGGCGTCTTACTCTACATGCGTCAGGAAGGCCGCGGTATCGGTCTCCCAGCCAAGATCAAAGCCTACAAGCTCCAAGAGCAAGGCCTCGACACCGTGGAAGCCAACGAAAAGCTCGGCTACCCGGCCGACCTGCGCGACTACGGCACCGGCGCCCAGATCCTCCACGACCTCGGCGTGCGCAAGATCCGCCTGATGACCAACAATCCGAAAAAGATCGTCGGCATCGGAGGCCACCAACTCGAAGTGGTCGAACAAGTGCCAATCGTTCAGTGCCCGAACGAGCACAATGCGAAATACCTTCAAACCAAGAAGGACCGCATGGGCCACATGTTCTAG
- a CDS encoding ArnT family glycosyltransferase has translation MKSWHVLLAVVICWAAIYLPGLSSLELRGEEPRRVLPGMEMMQTSDWITPRIAGEDYHRKPPLVNWLAAASFSVTGTYSEWAARLPSVLSVLALALTAAAVGCRLYGLSGGLFAGVVLLTNIGMLEKGRLAEIEPLYIALFGIGWLLWFLLWREEKSPWLYWLVPSVPLGLAILAKGPVHLVFFYALVVCLLGAKKQKKALLHPAHWLGIGVQLAVALPWFLASSSNTSDGGAAAGTWMDQITSRLALDDVSWVGWPIAIVQAAVNFLPWAVPLVMLYFARFRERVGIPSREQDLVLDGLLRGLLIAFLLIVLIPTSRPRFTLPLMVPATLLLTHGVAMMADAGRESLVVWWRRVLRGLLLLVGIAAVVAPFFAVVDARLTTAVGCGVVVVGVWILWHLLAIHGEGQIDRLTLVTGSWAAMVVAFFVFAAVPHLQLREKIKPTGLAVKSLLEPDEKAVLYKGGYQPFVFYAWPQVEEWPSWDNVPSSVDQMPRVFLMEKKDWEKKSERKKFIKRFGEPVVLREIANEWGGGKPLVALGFKE, from the coding sequence ATGAAGTCCTGGCACGTTCTCCTCGCAGTCGTCATTTGTTGGGCGGCGATCTATCTTCCCGGATTGTCGTCTCTTGAACTGCGGGGCGAGGAGCCACGGCGTGTGCTGCCGGGGATGGAAATGATGCAGACTAGCGACTGGATCACGCCGCGGATAGCGGGCGAGGACTACCACCGCAAACCGCCGTTGGTGAACTGGTTGGCCGCAGCGAGCTTCTCTGTGACCGGCACTTACTCCGAGTGGGCCGCGCGTTTGCCCTCCGTTCTCTCCGTGCTCGCCTTGGCGCTGACGGCTGCCGCCGTGGGGTGCCGGTTGTACGGGTTGTCCGGCGGTTTGTTTGCCGGGGTGGTGTTGTTGACCAACATAGGAATGTTGGAAAAGGGGAGGCTGGCTGAGATTGAGCCGCTTTATATTGCGTTGTTCGGGATTGGTTGGTTGTTGTGGTTTTTACTTTGGCGTGAGGAGAAGTCGCCCTGGCTGTATTGGCTCGTTCCGTCGGTGCCGTTGGGGCTGGCGATTTTGGCGAAGGGGCCGGTCCATTTGGTGTTTTTCTATGCATTGGTGGTTTGTTTGCTCGGGGCGAAGAAGCAAAAGAAGGCGTTATTGCATCCGGCGCATTGGCTTGGAATTGGCGTGCAGTTGGCGGTTGCCTTGCCGTGGTTTTTGGCGAGCAGCTCCAATACCTCGGACGGCGGTGCTGCGGCAGGGACATGGATGGATCAAATCACCAGCCGGCTTGCGCTCGACGATGTGAGCTGGGTTGGCTGGCCGATTGCGATTGTCCAGGCGGCGGTCAACTTCCTGCCTTGGGCGGTGCCGTTGGTGATGTTGTATTTCGCGCGTTTCCGTGAGCGCGTCGGGATTCCATCGCGTGAGCAGGACCTGGTGCTCGACGGGCTGCTGCGGGGCTTGTTGATCGCGTTCCTGTTGATCGTATTGATCCCAACGAGCCGTCCGCGCTTTACGCTGCCGCTGATGGTTCCGGCGACGTTGTTGCTGACCCACGGGGTGGCGATGATGGCGGATGCAGGGCGTGAGTCGTTGGTGGTCTGGTGGCGTCGTGTTTTGCGGGGGCTGCTTTTGTTGGTAGGAATTGCGGCGGTGGTCGCCCCATTTTTCGCAGTGGTGGACGCGCGGCTGACTACAGCAGTTGGCTGCGGCGTGGTCGTGGTCGGCGTGTGGATTCTGTGGCACCTGCTGGCGATCCATGGCGAGGGACAGATCGACCGCTTGACGCTGGTGACGGGATCTTGGGCGGCGATGGTCGTGGCGTTCTTTGTCTTTGCCGCCGTGCCGCACCTTCAGTTGCGTGAGAAGATCAAACCGACCGGACTGGCGGTGAAGTCACTGCTTGAGCCCGACGAGAAGGCAGTGCTCTACAAAGGCGGGTATCAGCCGTTTGTATTCTATGCCTGGCCGCAGGTCGAAGAGTGGCCATCGTGGGACAATGTGCCGTCGTCGGTTGACCAGATGCCGCGCGTGTTTCTGATGGAGAAAAAGGACTGGGAGAAGAAGTCCGAGCGCAAGAAGTTCATCAAGCGCTTTGGTGAGCCTGTTGTGTTGCGCGAGATTGCCAACGAATGGGGTGGCGGCAAGCCACTGGTTGCGCTCGGCTTTAAAGAATAG
- a CDS encoding DUF3450 family protein, with product MRVLLTTLGALGVWAGVAVAEPAPSGNEPARELVRQWVETERLISREAADWEEARERMTRLLGLHAVELERLGEFLSQAGASADGYLQEKDRLSDELSGLRVDRDALARKLESLRPRMVALGQRLPQPLQEELESALEQVEALDAVEETQGLLQSMASVVTAAAKFDQSITVANEVHAIGGVDRQVEVMYLGLARAFFVSGDGKVAGVAVPAAEGWQFVERDGLGAQVRRAIEITRDEGRPELVSLPVGVEN from the coding sequence ATGCGCGTATTACTCACGACATTGGGCGCCCTCGGGGTGTGGGCTGGGGTTGCGGTGGCTGAACCTGCGCCTTCTGGTAACGAGCCGGCGCGTGAGTTGGTGCGGCAATGGGTGGAGACCGAGAGGCTGATTTCGCGGGAGGCTGCGGACTGGGAGGAGGCGCGTGAGCGGATGACGCGGTTGCTTGGATTGCACGCGGTGGAGTTGGAACGGTTGGGAGAATTTTTGAGTCAGGCGGGAGCGTCTGCGGATGGGTATTTACAAGAAAAGGACCGATTGAGTGATGAGTTGTCGGGGTTGCGGGTGGATCGCGATGCGTTGGCTCGGAAGTTGGAGTCGTTGCGTCCGCGGATGGTGGCACTTGGGCAGCGATTGCCGCAGCCATTGCAGGAGGAGCTGGAGTCCGCGCTCGAGCAGGTGGAGGCGCTGGATGCGGTGGAGGAGACGCAGGGGCTGTTGCAGTCGATGGCGTCGGTGGTAACGGCAGCGGCGAAGTTTGATCAATCGATCACGGTGGCGAACGAGGTGCACGCGATTGGAGGAGTCGACCGTCAGGTGGAAGTGATGTACCTGGGCTTGGCCCGGGCGTTCTTTGTTTCGGGCGATGGCAAGGTGGCCGGAGTGGCAGTGCCGGCGGCGGAGGGATGGCAATTTGTGGAGCGCGATGGATTGGGGGCGCAGGTGCGGCGGGCAATTGAGATTACCCGGGATGAGGGGCGGCCTGAGTTAGTCAGCTTGCCGGTAGGGGTTGAGAACTAG
- a CDS encoding TonB family protein translates to MRTRLFTYAIGLAATLAILGLIVATRILAEAGRPEVVVLQEVEVIDASQLPPPPPPPPPENPADQPPPPVALPELQITQDLAMPALPVADVPLDPRLSVDTFALDASVAELPAEAPPKVVAKPAPRPVNPAPVVRPDAPMSLKQLDGKPRLIFSPKVRFPLDAPRSMRSGQVLVRVIIDTNGKSSLHSVVRSSHPAFVDAAKRIANGARFTPPQAGGKKVKAIMLWPITINR, encoded by the coding sequence ATGCGCACCCGGCTTTTCACCTACGCGATTGGACTCGCCGCCACACTGGCCATCCTCGGCCTGATTGTGGCGACGCGGATCCTGGCGGAGGCCGGGCGTCCCGAGGTGGTTGTGTTGCAGGAAGTGGAGGTCATTGATGCCTCGCAGCTCCCGCCACCGCCGCCGCCACCACCACCGGAAAACCCAGCCGACCAACCGCCACCGCCTGTCGCCTTGCCCGAGTTGCAAATCACCCAGGACCTAGCCATGCCCGCGCTGCCTGTGGCGGACGTGCCGCTGGACCCGCGGCTGAGCGTGGACACCTTTGCTCTGGACGCTTCGGTGGCGGAGTTGCCTGCGGAGGCGCCGCCAAAAGTGGTGGCAAAACCCGCACCTAGACCTGTGAATCCGGCGCCGGTGGTGCGTCCGGACGCGCCGATGAGTCTCAAGCAGCTCGATGGAAAACCGCGGCTCATCTTCAGTCCGAAGGTACGGTTCCCATTGGACGCCCCACGGTCAATGCGCTCGGGCCAGGTGTTGGTGCGCGTGATCATCGATACCAATGGCAAGAGCTCGCTCCACAGCGTCGTGCGCTCATCACACCCGGCTTTTGTGGATGCAGCCAAGCGCATCGCTAATGGTGCGCGATTCACGCCACCGCAAGCCGGAGGGAAAAAGGTGAAGGCCATCATGCTGTGGCCAATCACGATCAACCGTTAG
- a CDS encoding MotA/TolQ/ExbB proton channel family protein, translating to MRRTQIFRGMMAAALGVLWVASPVVGAADDGARQLSAAAEAARADLADALKRLSAQRDVIAAEKPELAAEFAKVEAELLEKRRMVEIATAERSERDTVLRDLKRDLATYQREATYFDGLLTDLGRSLRTAAAGPRFAPLGERLDAADDPLESLVAGVEMLEAALGGDVIAGRAVAQDGTLTDGQFVVLGSESWFVADDGATVARVDATQGADPHLLPLLRDESAQVRQLLAGGEAELALDFTGGRAVELEQLQSGPLELIRKGGVWVWPILLIAAVSLVSAVAKWLQIARMKAPRDGWVAGLLENVRAGEMDRARELAAEPNFPASEMLTAALERVDAGADVVEEVIYEKMIGVQSSLQSWLPFIAITAATAPLLGLLGTVSGMISTFDLITLFGSGDAKSLAGGISEALITTLFGLVVAIPSLVIHALLSRRCHGILQTSERLGITFVNGLRVRGKEVA from the coding sequence ATGAGACGAACTCAGATTTTTCGAGGCATGATGGCGGCGGCACTTGGCGTGCTGTGGGTGGCGTCGCCTGTGGTTGGTGCGGCCGATGATGGTGCCAGGCAATTGAGTGCTGCGGCCGAGGCGGCGCGCGCGGATCTTGCCGACGCGTTGAAGCGGTTGTCGGCGCAGCGCGATGTGATTGCGGCGGAGAAGCCGGAGTTAGCGGCGGAGTTTGCCAAGGTGGAAGCGGAGTTGTTGGAGAAGAGGCGGATGGTGGAAATTGCCACCGCCGAGCGTTCCGAGCGCGATACGGTGTTGCGCGATCTCAAGCGTGATCTGGCGACGTATCAGCGCGAGGCGACTTACTTTGACGGATTGCTGACGGATCTCGGGCGGAGTCTGCGCACGGCGGCGGCAGGACCGCGTTTCGCTCCACTGGGCGAGCGCCTCGATGCGGCGGACGATCCGCTGGAGTCGCTGGTGGCTGGTGTGGAAATGCTCGAAGCCGCGCTGGGCGGGGATGTGATCGCCGGGCGGGCGGTGGCTCAGGATGGAACTCTAACCGACGGACAGTTCGTAGTACTGGGCTCAGAGTCCTGGTTTGTGGCAGACGACGGGGCAACCGTGGCTCGGGTGGATGCCACCCAGGGCGCGGACCCGCATTTGCTGCCGTTGTTGCGCGACGAGTCGGCGCAGGTGCGGCAATTGCTCGCTGGCGGGGAAGCGGAGTTGGCTCTGGACTTCACCGGGGGGCGGGCTGTCGAGCTCGAGCAACTACAAAGCGGGCCGCTGGAGTTGATCCGTAAGGGCGGTGTCTGGGTATGGCCTATCTTGCTGATTGCTGCGGTTTCCTTGGTGTCGGCGGTCGCGAAGTGGCTGCAGATCGCGCGCATGAAGGCACCCCGCGATGGCTGGGTGGCGGGGCTTCTGGAAAACGTGCGGGCCGGCGAGATGGACCGTGCGCGTGAGCTCGCGGCTGAGCCTAACTTTCCGGCGTCTGAAATGCTGACCGCCGCGCTCGAACGGGTCGATGCCGGAGCGGATGTGGTCGAGGAGGTGATTTACGAGAAAATGATTGGAGTGCAGTCTTCGTTGCAATCCTGGTTGCCGTTCATTGCGATCACGGCGGCCACCGCGCCGTTGCTCGGGCTGTTGGGGACTGTGTCCGGGATGATCAGCACCTTCGATTTGATCACGTTGTTTGGCTCCGGCGATGCGAAGTCATTGGCAGGCGGGATTTCGGAAGCGTTGATCACGACCTTGTTCGGCCTGGTGGTGGCGATCCCTTCGCTGGTGATTCACGCACTGCTATCGCGCCGTTGTCATGGCATTCTGCAGACTTCCGAGCGACTGGGGATCACGTTTGTGAATGGCTTGCGGGTGCGCGGGAAGGAGGTGGCGTGA
- a CDS encoding MotA/TolQ/ExbB proton channel family protein: MAAWWNELRVMFDEGGFALWGLVVISIVLFTMLANAWATLIPLLAIRKRGLPDEIGSQLELMESPNQVSAAFAGFELDKVAYVQRRVPFIGVLVAAAPLTGLLGTVAGMLVTFAGLATGGNAAPIDKISNGISQALVTTQAGLVVSIPAAFLLGLLAHQLSRVEAMLHSRMYQARAAVREGA; this comes from the coding sequence ATGGCCGCGTGGTGGAATGAGTTGCGCGTGATGTTCGATGAGGGCGGGTTCGCGTTATGGGGGCTGGTGGTGATTTCGATCGTGCTTTTTACGATGCTCGCCAACGCGTGGGCGACCTTGATCCCACTGCTGGCGATCAGGAAGCGCGGGTTGCCCGACGAGATTGGTTCGCAGTTGGAGCTGATGGAATCACCGAACCAGGTGAGTGCGGCATTTGCCGGCTTCGAGTTGGACAAAGTCGCGTATGTCCAGCGGCGGGTGCCATTTATCGGAGTGCTGGTGGCGGCGGCTCCGTTGACTGGGTTGCTGGGCACGGTGGCGGGAATGTTGGTCACCTTTGCCGGCCTTGCCACAGGGGGGAATGCCGCGCCCATCGACAAGATCTCCAATGGGATTTCCCAAGCGCTGGTGACGACCCAGGCCGGGCTGGTGGTGTCGATTCCCGCTGCGTTCTTGTTGGGCTTGCTCGCGCATCAGTTGTCGAGGGTCGAGGCGATGTTGCACAGCCGAATGTATCAAGCGCGCGCCGCGGTGCGGGAGGGGGCGTGA
- a CDS encoding ExbD/TolR family protein, producing MRRFRDFQGSGGNSASIDISPLIDVVFILLIFFIVTTVFIDEPGVEVNKPRAASAETLETEAIYVAVTQNGEIWYANRVMSVEGIRAIISRKLQQDENTPVIIQGDTASNYGAVMQVVDAAKLAGAKVSLATAD from the coding sequence ATGCGTAGGTTCAGAGATTTTCAGGGGAGCGGGGGGAATTCCGCATCGATCGACATTTCTCCGTTGATCGATGTGGTGTTCATTTTGCTGATCTTCTTCATCGTCACGACGGTGTTCATCGACGAACCGGGGGTGGAGGTGAACAAACCGCGTGCCGCATCGGCCGAGACGTTGGAGACCGAAGCCATTTATGTTGCGGTGACGCAGAATGGGGAAATTTGGTACGCCAACCGCGTGATGAGCGTGGAGGGGATCCGTGCGATTATTAGCCGCAAACTCCAGCAGGACGAGAATACGCCGGTAATTATCCAGGGGGATACCGCATCTAACTACGGAGCGGTAATGCAGGTGGTTGACGCTGCGAAGCTGGCTGGGGCCAAGGTCTCGCTGGCCACTGCGGATTGA
- a CDS encoding substrate-binding domain-containing protein: MPTRPIIGLRLPPHSGSTAIRILEGVAEFAREHGAWQLTTESLTSAELEPTQIGVGWQGHGVILYRATEAELDDFAQRGIAVVLLSTEGPDHDFPRVLPDNQEAGKLAARELLGLGLSSFAFVSRREMTSYTSGYEPAFRYYARERLAGFKAELQRHGHSPSVHYLPDVMREPGETWQSLEASMASLLTQLPHRTGLFAVDDMLANVALRAAGREGIIVPDAISVISFGDDPFLCHASTPSLTSIGYPAHTIGYKAAHLLAEQMEHGPNDHSSPRVPPDPVTTRESTAPLAIDDPETARLVRWIREMAPNHPIQVADLEKESDWSLSTIKQRIKSHLGHGPKTEIKRVRLTHLTTLIQDSEKSLGEIAAAMRFSSAHEMSRFFQRETGESPTSYRSRNRNH; the protein is encoded by the coding sequence ATGCCTACCCGTCCTATCATCGGTCTTCGTCTCCCACCCCATAGTGGATCCACTGCGATCCGCATCCTTGAAGGCGTTGCGGAGTTCGCACGGGAGCATGGTGCCTGGCAACTGACCACAGAGTCCCTCACCAGCGCCGAACTTGAGCCAACTCAGATTGGCGTCGGCTGGCAGGGCCATGGCGTCATCCTTTACCGCGCCACCGAAGCCGAGCTCGACGACTTCGCCCAACGAGGCATCGCAGTCGTTCTGCTCAGCACAGAAGGTCCCGACCACGACTTCCCGCGCGTTCTGCCGGACAATCAGGAAGCGGGCAAACTGGCGGCGCGGGAACTGCTCGGGCTTGGGCTCTCCTCATTCGCATTCGTCAGTCGGCGTGAAATGACCTCGTACACCTCTGGTTATGAGCCGGCTTTCCGCTACTACGCCCGCGAGCGGCTGGCAGGCTTCAAAGCAGAGCTGCAGCGCCACGGGCATTCTCCGTCGGTCCATTACCTTCCAGATGTCATGCGCGAACCCGGCGAAACATGGCAATCACTTGAAGCGTCAATGGCCTCATTGCTCACTCAATTGCCGCATCGCACGGGATTGTTCGCCGTCGACGACATGCTCGCCAACGTCGCGTTGCGCGCGGCTGGGCGCGAAGGCATCATCGTGCCCGACGCAATCTCTGTCATCAGCTTCGGCGACGATCCCTTTTTGTGCCACGCGTCCACCCCATCGCTGACCAGCATTGGATATCCGGCGCACACCATTGGCTACAAGGCCGCCCATCTGCTTGCTGAGCAAATGGAGCACGGACCGAATGATCACAGCTCGCCCCGCGTTCCGCCGGATCCGGTCACCACCCGCGAGTCGACCGCCCCACTCGCCATCGACGACCCAGAAACCGCACGCCTCGTCCGCTGGATCCGGGAAATGGCACCCAACCATCCAATCCAAGTCGCCGACTTGGAAAAGGAATCGGATTGGTCACTCAGTACCATCAAGCAACGGATCAAATCCCACCTCGGCCACGGCCCGAAAACCGAGATCAAACGCGTCCGCCTGACCCACCTCACCACGCTGATCCAGGACTCTGAAAAATCACTCGGCGAAATCGCCGCCGCGATGCGCTTCTCCTCCGCCCACGAAATGAGCCGCTTCTTCCAGCGAGAAACAGGAGAGAGCCCAACCAGCTACCGCAGCCGTAACCGTAATCATTAA